In Phacochoerus africanus isolate WHEZ1 chromosome 14, ROS_Pafr_v1, whole genome shotgun sequence, one genomic interval encodes:
- the PER1 gene encoding period circadian protein homolog 1 isoform X1 gives MSGPLEGADGGGDPRPGESFCPGGAPSPGPPQHRPCPGPSLADDTDANSNGSSGNESNGPESRGASQRSSHSSSSGNGKDSALLETTESSKSTNSQSPSPPSSSIAYSLLSASSEQDNPSTSGCSSEQSARARTQKELMTALRELKLRLPPERRGKGRSGTLATLQYALACVKQVQANQEYYQQWSLEEGEPCAMDMSTYTLEELEHITSEYTLRNQDTFSVAVSFLTGRIVYISEQAGVLLRCKRDVFRGARFSELLAPQDVGIFYGSTAPSRLPTWGTGASAGSVLRDFAQEKSVFCRIRGGPDRDPGPRYQPFRLTPYVTKIRVSDGAPAQPCCLLIAERIHSGYEAPRIPPDKRVFTTRHTPSCLFQDVDERAAPLLGYLPQDLLGAPVLLFLHPEDRPLMLAIHKKILQLAGQPFDHSPIRFCARNGEYVTMDTSWAGFVHPWSRKVAFVLGRHKVRTAPLNEDVFTPPAPSPTLALDTDIQELSEQIQRLLLQPVHSPSPTGLCGVGPATSPGPLLSPGSSSDSNGGDAEGPGPPAPVTFQQICKDVHLVKHQGQQLFIESRARPCPRPRLPATGTFKAKTLPCQSPDPEVEAAPAPNQAPPALAPEEAERKDASSCSYQQINCLDSILRYLESCNLPSTTKRKCASSSSCTASSASDDDKQRPGPVSVGAKKDPSAVLSGEGASPQKEPVVGGSLSPLALANKAESVVSVTSQCSFSSTIVHVGDKKPPESDIVMMEDLPGLPPGPAPSPTVAPDPAPDAYRPVGLTKAVLSLHTQKEEQAFLSRFRDLGRLRGLDGSSTPPSAPGCPHGPAPPSRRHHCRSKAKRSRHHQTPRAEAPCCVSHPSPVPPSAPWPPPPAATPFPAVVQPFPLPMFSPRGGPQPLPAAPTAVPPAPFSAPLVTPMVALVLPNYLFPNPSSYPYGVAQAPAEGPPTPASHSPAPSLPPLPPSPPHRPDSPLFNSRCSSPLQLNLLQLEEPPRVEAGAGAGGPGSSAGPPPPSQEAAEPEARLVEVTESSNQDALSGSSDLLELLLQEDSRSGTGSAASGSLGSALGSGSGSGSHEGGSTSASITRSSQSSHTSKYFGSIDSSEAEAGAAQARAEPGDQVIKYVLQDPIWLLMANADQRVMMTYQVPSRDMASVLKQDRERLRAMQKQQPRFSEDQRRELGAVHSWVRKGQLPRALDVMACVDCGSSTQDPGHPDDPLFSEMDGLGLEPMEEGGGEGGEGEGGDEARAQAGAGASSSQDLAMEEEEQGGSSSSPALPATEDGAN, from the exons ATGAGCGGTCCCCTAGAAGGggctgatgggggaggggacccTAGGCCAGGAGAATCCTTTTGTCCTGGAGGGGCTCCATCCCCTGGGCCTCCACAGCATCGACCTTGTCCCGGCCCCAGCCTGGCTGATGACACCGATGCCAACAGCAATGGCTCCAGTGGCAATGAGTCCAATGGACCCGAGTCCCGGGGGGCATCACAGCGGAGCTCACATAGCTCCTCCTCGGGCAATGGCAAGGACTCGGCCCTGCTGGAGACCACTGAGAGCAGCAAGAG CACAAACTCCCAGAGCCCATCCCCACCCAGCAGTTCCATCGCTTACAGCCTCCTGAGTGCCAGCTCGGAGCAGGACAATCCATCTACCAGTGGCTGCAG CAGTGAACAGTCAGCCCGGGCAAGGACCCAGAAAGAACTCATGACGGCGCTGCGGGAGCTCAAGCTTCGGCTGCCACCAGAGCGCAGGGGCAAGGGCCGCTCTGGGACCCTGGCCACTCTGCAGTACGCGCTGGCCTGTGTCAAGCAGGTGCAGG CCAACCAGGAATACTACCAGCAGTGGAGCCTGGAGGAGGGCGAGCCTTGTGCCATGGACATGTCTACCTACACTCTGGAGGAGCTGGAGCACATCACGTCCGAGTACACGCTTCGCAACCAG GATACCTTCTCCGTGGCCGTCTCCTTCCTGACCGGCCGCATCGTCTACATTTCCGAGCAAGCAGGTGTCCTGCTGCGCTGCAAGCGGGATGTGTTCCGGGGTGCCCGCTTCTCAGAGCTCCTGGCTCCCCAGGACGTGGGCATCTTCTATGGCTCCACTGCCCCCTCTCGCCTGCCCACCTGGGGCACGGGGGCCTCGGCAG GTTCAGTCCTGAGGGACTTCGCCCAGGAGAAGTCCGTCTTCTGCCGCATCAG GGGGGGTCCTGACCGAGACCCGGGGCCTCGGTACCAGCCATTCCGCCTCACCCCCTATGTGACCAAGATCCGGGTCTCGGATGGAGCCCCTGCACAGCCCTGCTGCCTGCTCATCGCAGAGCGTATCCACTCCGGTTATGAAG CGCCCCGGATTCCCCCCGACAAGAGGGTCTTCACCACACGGCACACGCCCAGCTGCCTCTTCCAGGACGTGGATGAGAG GGCCGCCCCCCTGCTGGGCTACCTCCCCCAGGACCTCCTGGGAGCCCCAGTGCTCCTTTTCCTGCATCCTGAGGACCGACCCCTCATGCTGGCCATCCACAAGAAGA TCCTGCAGCTGGCTGGCCAGCCCTTTGACCACTCCCCTATCCGCTTCTGCGCCCGGAACGGGGAGTACGTCACCATGGACACCAGCTGGGCTGGCTTCGTGCACCCCTGGAGCCGCAAGGTGGCCTTTGTGTTGGGCCGCCACAAAGTACGCAC GGCGCCCCTGAATGAGGACGTGTTCACTCCtccggcccccagccccactctgGCCCTGGACACTGATATCCAGGAGCTCTCAGAGCAGATCCAACGGCTGCTCTTACAG CCTGtgcacagccccagccccacgggGCTCTGTGGAGTCGGCCCTGCCACTTCCCCGGGTCCTCTCCTCAGCCCTGGCTCCTCCAGCGACAGCAACGGGGGGGATGCTGAGGGACCTGGGCCTCCTGCCCCG GTGACCTTCCAGCAGATCTGTAAGGACGTGCACCTGGTGAAGCACCAGGGGCAGCAGCTCTTCATTGAGTCCCGGGCACGGCCCTGCCCCCGGCCCCGTCTCCCAG CTACGGGCACATTCAAGGCCAAGACTCTTCCCTGCCAGTCGCCAGACCCAGAGGTGGAGGCGGCCCCTGCTCCAAACCAGGCCCCTCCAGCCTTGGCCCCTGAGGAGGCTGAGAGGAAAGACGCCTCCAGTTGCTCCTACCAGCAGATCAACTGCCTGGACAGCATCCTCAG GTACCTGGAGAGCTGCAACCTGCCCAGCACCACCAAGCGCAAAtgcgcctcctcctcctcctgcacgGCCTCTTCGGCCTCCGACGACGACAAGCAGAGGCCAGGCCCCGTGTCTGTGGGAGCTAAGAAAG ATCCGTCGGCAGTGCTGTCTGGGGAGGGGGCCAGCCCTCAGAAGGAGCCGGTGGTGGGAGGCAGCCTGAGCCCGCTCGCCCTGGCCAATAAGGCGGAGAGCGTGGTGTCCGTCACCAGTCAGTGTAGCTTCAGCTCCACCATCGTCCATGTGGGAGACAAGAAGCCCCCGGAGTCGG ACATCGTCATGATGGAGGACCTGCCTGGCCtgccgcccggcccggcccccagccccacgGTAGCCCCTGACCCAGCCCCAGACGCTTACCGCCCGGTGGGCCTGACCAAGGCCGTGCTGTCCCTGCACACGCAGAAGGAGGAGCAGGCCTTCCTCAGCCGCTTCCGAGACCTTGGCAGGCTGCGTGGACTCGACGGCTCCTCCACGcccccctcagcccctg GCTGCCCCCATGGCCCCGCACCCCCCAGCCGCCGACACCACTGCCGATCCAAAGCCAAGCGTTCACGCCACCACCAGACCCCTCGGGCCGAAGCCCCCTGCTGTGTTTCCCACCCCTCACCTGTGCCACCCTCTGCCCCCTGGCCCCCACCACCAGCCGCTACTCCCTTCCCAGCTGTGGTccagcccttccccctccccatgtTCTCCCCCAGAGGCggcccccagcctctccctgctgcccccacagCCGTGCCTCCTGCACCTTTTTCTGCCCCTCTGGTGACCCCCATGGTGGCTTTGGTGCTCCCTAACTATTTGTTCCCTAACCCATCTTCCTATCCCTATGGGGTGGCCCAGGCCCCCGCCGAGGGGCCTCCTACCCCtgcctcccactccccagccccatctctgcccccactgccccccagccCTCCACACCGCCCAGACTCTCCGCTCTTCAACTCAAGATGCAGCTCTCCGCTCCAGCTGAACCTGTTGCAGCTGGAGGAGCCCCCTCGTGTGGAGGCGGGGGCTGGAGCAGGGGGCCCTGGAAGCAGTGCTGGGCCCCCGCCTCCCAGCCAGGAGGCTGCTGAGCCAGAGGCCAGACTG GTGGAGGTAACGGAGTCCTCCAACCAGGATGCGCTCTCGGGCTCCAGCGAcctgctggagctgctgctgcaagAGGACTCGCGCTCTGGCACAGGCTCTGCGGCCTCGGGCTCCTTGGGCTCTGCCTTGGGCTCGGGGTCTGGTTCAGGCTCCCACGAGGGGGGCAGCACCTCAGCCAGCATCACAC GCAGCAGTCAGAGCAGCCACACGAGCAAGTACTTCGGCAGCATCGATTCTTCCGAGGCGGAGGCGGGGGCGGCCCAGGCCAGGGCTGAGCCCGGGGACCAGGTCATCAAGTACGTGCTCCAGGACCCCATCTGGCTGCTCATGGCCAACGCTGACCAGCGCGTCATGATGACCTACCAGGTGCCCTCCAG GGACATGGCCTCTGTGCTGAAGCAGGACCGGGAGCGGCTCCGGGCCATGCAGAAGCAGCAGCCTCGGTTCTCGGAGGACCAGCGGAGGGAGCTGGGGGCCGTGCACTCCTGGGTCCGGAAGGGTCAGCTGCCTCGGGCTCTTGACGTGATG GCCTGTGTGGACTGCGGCAGTAGCACCCAAGACCCCGGCCACCCTGATGACCCACTCTTCTCGGAAATGGATGGACTGGGGCTGGAGCCCATGGAGGAGGGTGGCGGCGaggggggtgagggtgagggtggcgATGAGGCCCGCGCCCAAGCTGGAGCCGGAGCCTCAAGCTCTCAGGACCTGGCTATGGAAGAGGAGGAACAAGGGGGGAGCTCGTCCAGTCCAGCCTTACCTGCCACAGAAGATGGCGCCAACTAG
- the PER1 gene encoding period circadian protein homolog 1 isoform X2, whose amino-acid sequence MSGPLEGADGGGDPRPGESFCPGGAPSPGPPQHRPCPGPSLADDTDANSNGSSGNESNGPESRGASQRSSHSSSSGNGKDSALLETTESSKSTNSQSPSPPSSSIAYSLLSASSEQDNPSTSGCSSEQSARARTQKELMTALRELKLRLPPERRGKGRSGTLATLQYALACVKQVQANQEYYQQWSLEEGEPCAMDMSTYTLEELEHITSEYTLRNQDTFSVAVSFLTGRIVYISEQAGVLLRCKRDVFRGARFSELLAPQDVGIFYGSTAPSRLPTWGTGASAGSVLRDFAQEKSVFCRIRGGPDRDPGPRYQPFRLTPYVTKIRVSDGAPAQPCCLLIAERIHSGYEAPRIPPDKRVFTTRHTPSCLFQDVDERAAPLLGYLPQDLLGAPVLLFLHPEDRPLMLAIHKKILQLAGQPFDHSPIRFCARNGEYVTMDTSWAGFVHPWSRKVAFVLGRHKVRTAPLNEDVFTPPAPSPTLALDTDIQELSEQIQRLLLQPVHSPSPTGLCGVGPATSPGPLLSPGSSSDSNGGDAEGPGPPAPVTFQQICKDVHLVKHQGQQLFIESRARPCPRPRLPATGTFKAKTLPCQSPDPEVEAAPAPNQAPPALAPEEAERKDASSCSYQQINCLDSILRYLESCNLPSTTKRKCASSSSCTASSASDDDKQRPGPVSVGAKKDIVMMEDLPGLPPGPAPSPTVAPDPAPDAYRPVGLTKAVLSLHTQKEEQAFLSRFRDLGRLRGLDGSSTPPSAPGCPHGPAPPSRRHHCRSKAKRSRHHQTPRAEAPCCVSHPSPVPPSAPWPPPPAATPFPAVVQPFPLPMFSPRGGPQPLPAAPTAVPPAPFSAPLVTPMVALVLPNYLFPNPSSYPYGVAQAPAEGPPTPASHSPAPSLPPLPPSPPHRPDSPLFNSRCSSPLQLNLLQLEEPPRVEAGAGAGGPGSSAGPPPPSQEAAEPEARLVEVTESSNQDALSGSSDLLELLLQEDSRSGTGSAASGSLGSALGSGSGSGSHEGGSTSASITRSSQSSHTSKYFGSIDSSEAEAGAAQARAEPGDQVIKYVLQDPIWLLMANADQRVMMTYQVPSRDMASVLKQDRERLRAMQKQQPRFSEDQRRELGAVHSWVRKGQLPRALDVMACVDCGSSTQDPGHPDDPLFSEMDGLGLEPMEEGGGEGGEGEGGDEARAQAGAGASSSQDLAMEEEEQGGSSSSPALPATEDGAN is encoded by the exons ATGAGCGGTCCCCTAGAAGGggctgatgggggaggggacccTAGGCCAGGAGAATCCTTTTGTCCTGGAGGGGCTCCATCCCCTGGGCCTCCACAGCATCGACCTTGTCCCGGCCCCAGCCTGGCTGATGACACCGATGCCAACAGCAATGGCTCCAGTGGCAATGAGTCCAATGGACCCGAGTCCCGGGGGGCATCACAGCGGAGCTCACATAGCTCCTCCTCGGGCAATGGCAAGGACTCGGCCCTGCTGGAGACCACTGAGAGCAGCAAGAG CACAAACTCCCAGAGCCCATCCCCACCCAGCAGTTCCATCGCTTACAGCCTCCTGAGTGCCAGCTCGGAGCAGGACAATCCATCTACCAGTGGCTGCAG CAGTGAACAGTCAGCCCGGGCAAGGACCCAGAAAGAACTCATGACGGCGCTGCGGGAGCTCAAGCTTCGGCTGCCACCAGAGCGCAGGGGCAAGGGCCGCTCTGGGACCCTGGCCACTCTGCAGTACGCGCTGGCCTGTGTCAAGCAGGTGCAGG CCAACCAGGAATACTACCAGCAGTGGAGCCTGGAGGAGGGCGAGCCTTGTGCCATGGACATGTCTACCTACACTCTGGAGGAGCTGGAGCACATCACGTCCGAGTACACGCTTCGCAACCAG GATACCTTCTCCGTGGCCGTCTCCTTCCTGACCGGCCGCATCGTCTACATTTCCGAGCAAGCAGGTGTCCTGCTGCGCTGCAAGCGGGATGTGTTCCGGGGTGCCCGCTTCTCAGAGCTCCTGGCTCCCCAGGACGTGGGCATCTTCTATGGCTCCACTGCCCCCTCTCGCCTGCCCACCTGGGGCACGGGGGCCTCGGCAG GTTCAGTCCTGAGGGACTTCGCCCAGGAGAAGTCCGTCTTCTGCCGCATCAG GGGGGGTCCTGACCGAGACCCGGGGCCTCGGTACCAGCCATTCCGCCTCACCCCCTATGTGACCAAGATCCGGGTCTCGGATGGAGCCCCTGCACAGCCCTGCTGCCTGCTCATCGCAGAGCGTATCCACTCCGGTTATGAAG CGCCCCGGATTCCCCCCGACAAGAGGGTCTTCACCACACGGCACACGCCCAGCTGCCTCTTCCAGGACGTGGATGAGAG GGCCGCCCCCCTGCTGGGCTACCTCCCCCAGGACCTCCTGGGAGCCCCAGTGCTCCTTTTCCTGCATCCTGAGGACCGACCCCTCATGCTGGCCATCCACAAGAAGA TCCTGCAGCTGGCTGGCCAGCCCTTTGACCACTCCCCTATCCGCTTCTGCGCCCGGAACGGGGAGTACGTCACCATGGACACCAGCTGGGCTGGCTTCGTGCACCCCTGGAGCCGCAAGGTGGCCTTTGTGTTGGGCCGCCACAAAGTACGCAC GGCGCCCCTGAATGAGGACGTGTTCACTCCtccggcccccagccccactctgGCCCTGGACACTGATATCCAGGAGCTCTCAGAGCAGATCCAACGGCTGCTCTTACAG CCTGtgcacagccccagccccacgggGCTCTGTGGAGTCGGCCCTGCCACTTCCCCGGGTCCTCTCCTCAGCCCTGGCTCCTCCAGCGACAGCAACGGGGGGGATGCTGAGGGACCTGGGCCTCCTGCCCCG GTGACCTTCCAGCAGATCTGTAAGGACGTGCACCTGGTGAAGCACCAGGGGCAGCAGCTCTTCATTGAGTCCCGGGCACGGCCCTGCCCCCGGCCCCGTCTCCCAG CTACGGGCACATTCAAGGCCAAGACTCTTCCCTGCCAGTCGCCAGACCCAGAGGTGGAGGCGGCCCCTGCTCCAAACCAGGCCCCTCCAGCCTTGGCCCCTGAGGAGGCTGAGAGGAAAGACGCCTCCAGTTGCTCCTACCAGCAGATCAACTGCCTGGACAGCATCCTCAG GTACCTGGAGAGCTGCAACCTGCCCAGCACCACCAAGCGCAAAtgcgcctcctcctcctcctgcacgGCCTCTTCGGCCTCCGACGACGACAAGCAGAGGCCAGGCCCCGTGTCTGTGGGAGCTAAGAAAG ACATCGTCATGATGGAGGACCTGCCTGGCCtgccgcccggcccggcccccagccccacgGTAGCCCCTGACCCAGCCCCAGACGCTTACCGCCCGGTGGGCCTGACCAAGGCCGTGCTGTCCCTGCACACGCAGAAGGAGGAGCAGGCCTTCCTCAGCCGCTTCCGAGACCTTGGCAGGCTGCGTGGACTCGACGGCTCCTCCACGcccccctcagcccctg GCTGCCCCCATGGCCCCGCACCCCCCAGCCGCCGACACCACTGCCGATCCAAAGCCAAGCGTTCACGCCACCACCAGACCCCTCGGGCCGAAGCCCCCTGCTGTGTTTCCCACCCCTCACCTGTGCCACCCTCTGCCCCCTGGCCCCCACCACCAGCCGCTACTCCCTTCCCAGCTGTGGTccagcccttccccctccccatgtTCTCCCCCAGAGGCggcccccagcctctccctgctgcccccacagCCGTGCCTCCTGCACCTTTTTCTGCCCCTCTGGTGACCCCCATGGTGGCTTTGGTGCTCCCTAACTATTTGTTCCCTAACCCATCTTCCTATCCCTATGGGGTGGCCCAGGCCCCCGCCGAGGGGCCTCCTACCCCtgcctcccactccccagccccatctctgcccccactgccccccagccCTCCACACCGCCCAGACTCTCCGCTCTTCAACTCAAGATGCAGCTCTCCGCTCCAGCTGAACCTGTTGCAGCTGGAGGAGCCCCCTCGTGTGGAGGCGGGGGCTGGAGCAGGGGGCCCTGGAAGCAGTGCTGGGCCCCCGCCTCCCAGCCAGGAGGCTGCTGAGCCAGAGGCCAGACTG GTGGAGGTAACGGAGTCCTCCAACCAGGATGCGCTCTCGGGCTCCAGCGAcctgctggagctgctgctgcaagAGGACTCGCGCTCTGGCACAGGCTCTGCGGCCTCGGGCTCCTTGGGCTCTGCCTTGGGCTCGGGGTCTGGTTCAGGCTCCCACGAGGGGGGCAGCACCTCAGCCAGCATCACAC GCAGCAGTCAGAGCAGCCACACGAGCAAGTACTTCGGCAGCATCGATTCTTCCGAGGCGGAGGCGGGGGCGGCCCAGGCCAGGGCTGAGCCCGGGGACCAGGTCATCAAGTACGTGCTCCAGGACCCCATCTGGCTGCTCATGGCCAACGCTGACCAGCGCGTCATGATGACCTACCAGGTGCCCTCCAG GGACATGGCCTCTGTGCTGAAGCAGGACCGGGAGCGGCTCCGGGCCATGCAGAAGCAGCAGCCTCGGTTCTCGGAGGACCAGCGGAGGGAGCTGGGGGCCGTGCACTCCTGGGTCCGGAAGGGTCAGCTGCCTCGGGCTCTTGACGTGATG GCCTGTGTGGACTGCGGCAGTAGCACCCAAGACCCCGGCCACCCTGATGACCCACTCTTCTCGGAAATGGATGGACTGGGGCTGGAGCCCATGGAGGAGGGTGGCGGCGaggggggtgagggtgagggtggcgATGAGGCCCGCGCCCAAGCTGGAGCCGGAGCCTCAAGCTCTCAGGACCTGGCTATGGAAGAGGAGGAACAAGGGGGGAGCTCGTCCAGTCCAGCCTTACCTGCCACAGAAGATGGCGCCAACTAG
- the VAMP2 gene encoding vesicle-associated membrane protein 2 isoform X2, with amino-acid sequence MSATAATAPPAAPAGEGGPPAPPPNLTSNRRLQQTQAQVDEVVDIMRVNVDKVLERDQKLSELDDRADALQAGASQFETSAAKLKRKYWWKNLKMMIILGVICAIILIIIIVYFSS; translated from the exons AT GTCGGCAACCGCTGCGACCgcaccccccgccgccccagctggggagggaggccccCCCGCGCCCCCTCCAAACCTCACCAGTAACAGGAGACTGCAGCAGACCCAGGCCCAGGTGGATGAG GTGGTGGACATTATGAGGGTGAACGTGGACAAGGTCCTGGAGCGGGACCAGAAGCTGTCGGAACTGGACGACCGCGCCGACGCACTCCAGGCGGGGGCCTCCCAGTTTGAAACAAGTGCAGCCAAGCTCAAGCGCAAATATTGGTGGAAAAACCTCAAG ATGATGATCATCTTGGGAGTGATTTGCgccatcatcctcatcatcatcattg TTTACTTCAGCTCTTAA
- the VAMP2 gene encoding vesicle-associated membrane protein 2 isoform X1: MSATAATAPPAAPAGEGGPPAPPPNLTSNRRLQQTQAQVDEVVDIMRVNVDKVLERDQKLSELDDRADALQAGASQFETSAAKLKRKYWWKNLKMMIILGVICAIILIIIIGESGGSGWGPLSERFPP; the protein is encoded by the exons AT GTCGGCAACCGCTGCGACCgcaccccccgccgccccagctggggagggaggccccCCCGCGCCCCCTCCAAACCTCACCAGTAACAGGAGACTGCAGCAGACCCAGGCCCAGGTGGATGAG GTGGTGGACATTATGAGGGTGAACGTGGACAAGGTCCTGGAGCGGGACCAGAAGCTGTCGGAACTGGACGACCGCGCCGACGCACTCCAGGCGGGGGCCTCCCAGTTTGAAACAAGTGCAGCCAAGCTCAAGCGCAAATATTGGTGGAAAAACCTCAAG ATGATGATCATCTTGGGAGTGATTTGCgccatcatcctcatcatcatcattgGTGAGTCGGGCGGGAGTGGCTGGGGCCCTTTGTCGGAGAGGTTCCCCCCCTGA